Proteins co-encoded in one Halorussus lipolyticus genomic window:
- a CDS encoding isochorismate synthase yields MESPPRDGQVSAEPTGSALVSRACKLPDCDPRPFLAGRDAPRIYWTSPYGPEFAGGGTAARITADGAGGTDRFESVAETADELFDGMDYDGPEPARPRLFGGFSFHADHEPAPPWQNFGTGEFVLPRTQLTRADGETWLTVSARDAPAEAVEAELSDVRDALAEDPKRPRGDPPGVVATNPTTTREEWAEQVRAAVERIDAGDLQKVTLAQALAVELADEVSIPDVLARLGESYPDCFRFCFEPTPEAAFFGATPERLATLRGRTVETDALAGSVGRGDTPEEDAELEASIEESEKMAHEHGLVVETIREQLAPLSAEVRVEDRRVRKLATIQHLWTPIEADLASSGHVLSIVEALHPTPAVGGLPPEKALQTIRETETFARGWYASPVGWFDAEGDGTFAVGIRSAVTSGESATLFAGNGIVGDSDPDEEYEEVQLKYLPILDELEK; encoded by the coding sequence ATGGAGTCTCCGCCCCGCGACGGACAGGTGTCGGCTGAACCGACCGGCTCCGCCCTCGTGAGCCGGGCCTGCAAGCTACCCGACTGCGACCCCCGACCCTTCCTCGCCGGGCGGGACGCGCCGCGAATCTACTGGACCAGTCCCTACGGTCCCGAGTTCGCCGGCGGCGGCACCGCGGCCCGAATCACGGCCGACGGGGCCGGCGGAACCGACCGGTTCGAGTCGGTCGCCGAGACAGCAGACGAGTTGTTCGACGGGATGGACTACGACGGCCCCGAACCGGCCCGACCGCGGCTGTTCGGCGGCTTCTCGTTCCACGCCGACCACGAACCGGCCCCGCCGTGGCAGAACTTCGGTACCGGCGAGTTCGTACTGCCCCGGACCCAGTTGACCCGCGCCGACGGCGAGACGTGGCTGACCGTCTCGGCCCGCGACGCGCCCGCCGAGGCCGTCGAAGCCGAGCTTTCGGACGTCCGAGACGCCCTCGCCGAGGACCCCAAGCGACCGCGGGGCGACCCGCCGGGCGTCGTGGCGACCAACCCCACCACGACCCGCGAGGAGTGGGCCGAGCAGGTTCGGGCCGCCGTCGAGCGAATCGACGCTGGCGACTTGCAGAAGGTGACGCTGGCCCAAGCCCTCGCGGTCGAGTTGGCCGACGAGGTGTCGATACCCGACGTGCTGGCCCGCCTCGGCGAGTCGTACCCCGACTGCTTCCGCTTCTGCTTCGAGCCGACCCCCGAAGCCGCGTTCTTCGGCGCGACCCCCGAGCGACTCGCAACGCTCCGAGGACGAACCGTCGAGACCGACGCGCTTGCGGGGTCTGTCGGCCGAGGAGACACCCCCGAGGAGGACGCTGAACTGGAGGCCAGCATCGAGGAAAGCGAGAAGATGGCCCACGAACACGGACTGGTGGTCGAGACCATCCGCGAGCAGTTGGCACCCCTCTCGGCGGAGGTCCGGGTCGAGGACCGCAGGGTGAGAAAGCTGGCGACCATCCAGCACCTCTGGACGCCAATCGAGGCCGACCTCGCTTCGTCCGGCCACGTCCTCTCCATCGTGGAAGCTCTGCATCCGACCCCCGCTGTCGGCGGCCTCCCGCCCGAGAAAGCCCTTCAAACCATCCGCGAGACCGAGACCTTCGCCCGCGGGTGGTACGCCTCGCCTGTCGGGTGGTTCGACGCCGAGGGCGACGGCACCTTCGCGGTCGGCATCCGGTCGGCGGTCACGAGCGGCGAGTCGGCCACGCTGTTCGCCGGGAACGGCATCGTCGGCGACAGCGACCCGGACGAGGAGTACGAGGAGGTACAGCTCAAGTACCTGCCGATTCTGGACGAACTCGAGAAATGA
- the menD gene encoding 2-succinyl-5-enolpyruvyl-6-hydroxy-3-cyclohexene-1-carboxylic-acid synthase, whose protein sequence is MSAPNRNTLWARALVSELESAGIDAVCVAPGSRSTPLTVAFAQHPDIEVFSHLDERSAAFFALGRAKRTGKPTPLVCTSGTAAANFHPAVIEANQARVPMLLLTADRPPELRDSGANQTIDQQKLYGDAVRWYKDLPEPEADGRKLRSLRATTARAVVESTGTPPGPVHLNVPFRKPLEPVEVPGDVPEDFAAESPLGAEGRDGAFVGTAQGRPELADDEIRRVRRAIEETDRGLVVAGPANSPTPSRAALADLAEATGFPVLADPLSGHRFGHDAEVPILGGYDGYLDAVGDSWPDPEVVLRFGASPTSKVLRQYLEASDARQFLVDPAGGWREATFTATDLLSADPTRLARTLAETTDSAAAKSAVSESWRSRFAETEDRYWDLVADARAERLFEGGVLSAVAQDTPDPATLMVSNSMPVRDLDRFGQPRSADLSVLGNRGASGIDGITSTGLGAGSATDDPLVIVTGDLAYYHDMNGLLAVARCGVDATIVEINNDGGGIFHMLPIEEFDPPFTEQFRTPHGLDYEPTGVLYGLDFERVADLDAFRSAFRESVGSEGTQVIEVTTDADDSHRFRDEVAERVGDELGQ, encoded by the coding sequence ATGAGTGCCCCCAACCGCAACACGCTCTGGGCGCGGGCGCTGGTCTCCGAACTCGAATCCGCGGGCATCGACGCGGTGTGCGTCGCCCCCGGAAGTCGCTCGACGCCCCTGACCGTCGCGTTCGCTCAGCACCCCGACATCGAAGTGTTTTCGCACTTGGACGAGCGTTCCGCGGCGTTCTTCGCCTTGGGGCGAGCGAAACGGACCGGCAAGCCGACGCCGCTGGTCTGCACCTCGGGCACCGCGGCGGCGAACTTCCACCCCGCGGTCATCGAGGCCAATCAGGCCCGCGTTCCGATGCTCCTGTTGACCGCCGACAGACCCCCGGAACTCCGGGATTCGGGCGCGAACCAGACCATCGACCAGCAGAAACTCTACGGCGACGCGGTTCGGTGGTACAAGGACCTGCCCGAACCCGAGGCGGACGGCCGAAAGTTGCGGTCGCTCCGGGCGACCACGGCGCGGGCGGTAGTCGAATCGACCGGCACGCCGCCGGGACCGGTCCACCTCAACGTGCCCTTCCGGAAACCCCTCGAACCGGTCGAGGTCCCCGGCGACGTACCCGAGGACTTCGCGGCGGAATCGCCCCTCGGTGCCGAGGGCCGAGACGGTGCTTTCGTCGGAACCGCGCAGGGCAGACCGGAGTTGGCCGACGACGAGATTCGGCGCGTCCGGCGGGCAATCGAGGAGACCGACCGGGGTCTCGTCGTCGCCGGTCCCGCGAATTCGCCGACGCCGAGCAGAGCGGCGCTGGCCGACCTTGCCGAAGCGACCGGATTCCCGGTCCTCGCCGACCCGCTCTCGGGCCACCGGTTCGGCCACGACGCCGAGGTCCCGATTCTGGGCGGCTACGACGGCTACCTCGACGCGGTGGGCGACTCGTGGCCCGACCCCGAGGTCGTCCTGCGCTTCGGCGCGTCGCCGACCTCGAAGGTGCTTCGACAGTATTTGGAGGCCAGCGACGCCCGGCAGTTCCTCGTGGACCCCGCCGGCGGGTGGCGCGAGGCCACCTTCACGGCGACCGACTTGCTGTCTGCCGACCCGACCCGACTCGCTCGAACACTAGCCGAAACGACCGATTCGGCCGCGGCCAAATCGGCCGTGAGCGAGTCGTGGCGCAGTCGCTTCGCCGAGACCGAGGACCGATACTGGGACCTCGTGGCGGACGCGCGGGCGGAACGGTTGTTCGAGGGCGGCGTGCTGTCGGCAGTCGCACAAGACACCCCCGACCCGGCCACCCTGATGGTCTCGAACAGCATGCCGGTCCGGGACTTGGACCGGTTCGGCCAACCGCGGTCGGCGGACCTCTCGGTGCTTGGCAATCGGGGCGCGAGCGGCATCGACGGCATCACCAGCACCGGGTTGGGCGCGGGGAGCGCCACCGACGACCCACTCGTCATCGTGACCGGCGACTTGGCCTACTACCACGACATGAACGGCCTGCTCGCCGTCGCGCGGTGCGGCGTGGACGCGACTATCGTGGAAATCAACAACGACGGCGGGGGCATCTTCCACATGCTCCCCATCGAGGAGTTCGACCCGCCCTTTACCGAGCAGTTCCGGACTCCTCACGGGTTGGACTACGAACCCACCGGGGTCCTCTACGGACTGGACTTCGAGCGCGTGGCCGACCTCGACGCCTTCCGGTCGGCCTTCCGCGAGTCGGTCGGAAGCGAGGGGACGCAGGTAATCGAGGTCACGACCGACGCCGACGACAGCCATCGGTTCCGCGACGAGGTGGCCGAGCGCGTTGGCGACGAACTCGGACAGTAA
- a CDS encoding pyridoxal phosphate-dependent aminotransferase, whose protein sequence is MTDAGQREATARLADRTRSLERSKIRVMFGLAEGADRDLVRLEVGEPDFGTPDHIIDAAAEAAHDGATQYTENAGIPPLREAISETMARESGVEYDPEQITVKNGAMEALSLSMMALAGPGDEVVVPTPAWPNYVNQVQLAGATPVEVPLPAESGFDLDAERVAGKIGPDTAAVILTSPSNPTGQVYDEEAVSKVAEVAEANDAYVIADEVYGRLTYDDEFRGTASYVDSPENVLTVDSCSKTYAMTGWRLGWLAGPQEVVDAVTSIGESTTACTSAVSQQAALAALTGPQEPVAEMKAAFAERRDFVVEKVAAMPVVSCPRPEGAFYAFLDVTDLPGGSFEIAKRLLRDYGVVTAPGDGFGDAGEGYLRISFANSLDRIEEGLDRIEEMVRAETE, encoded by the coding sequence ATGACCGACGCAGGCCAGCGCGAGGCCACGGCGCGCCTCGCCGACCGGACCCGGAGCCTCGAACGCTCGAAGATTCGCGTGATGTTCGGCCTCGCCGAAGGGGCCGACCGTGACCTCGTGCGCCTCGAAGTCGGCGAACCCGATTTCGGCACGCCCGACCACATCATCGACGCCGCGGCGGAGGCCGCACACGACGGCGCGACCCAGTACACCGAGAACGCGGGCATCCCGCCGCTCCGGGAGGCGATTTCGGAGACGATGGCCCGCGAGAGCGGCGTCGAGTACGACCCGGAGCAAATCACGGTCAAGAACGGCGCGATGGAGGCCCTCTCGCTGTCGATGATGGCGCTGGCCGGGCCGGGCGACGAGGTGGTCGTGCCGACGCCCGCGTGGCCCAACTACGTGAATCAGGTCCAGTTGGCGGGTGCGACCCCGGTCGAAGTCCCCCTGCCCGCCGAATCCGGATTCGACCTCGACGCCGAGCGCGTGGCGGGCAAAATCGGTCCGGATACCGCGGCCGTCATTCTGACCTCGCCCTCGAACCCGACCGGACAGGTCTACGACGAGGAGGCCGTCTCGAAAGTCGCGGAAGTCGCAGAAGCCAACGACGCCTACGTCATCGCCGACGAGGTGTACGGTCGCCTGACCTACGACGACGAGTTCCGGGGCACAGCGTCCTACGTCGATTCGCCCGAGAACGTCCTGACGGTCGATTCCTGCTCGAAGACCTACGCGATGACGGGGTGGCGTCTCGGATGGCTGGCGGGACCGCAGGAGGTCGTGGACGCGGTGACCAGCATCGGCGAGAGTACGACCGCCTGCACCTCTGCGGTGAGCCAGCAGGCCGCGCTGGCCGCGCTGACCGGGCCGCAGGAACCGGTCGCCGAGATGAAGGCCGCGTTCGCCGAGCGCCGGGATTTCGTGGTCGAGAAGGTGGCGGCGATGCCGGTCGTCTCCTGCCCCCGGCCCGAGGGTGCTTTCTACGCTTTCCTCGACGTGACCGACCTGCCCGGCGGGAGTTTCGAGATAGCGAAACGGCTCCTCCGGGACTACGGCGTCGTGACCGCGCCCGGCGACGGGTTCGGCGACGCGGGCGAGGGGTATCTCCGAATCAGTTTCGCCAACAGTCTCGACCGCATCGAGGAGGGTCTCGACAGAATCGAGGAGATGGTGCGAGCGGAAACCGAGTAG
- a CDS encoding WD40/YVTN/BNR-like repeat-containing protein produces MSERTRRSALKVMGSTIALAAVPGTTAAASGWTSVESPVQTTLYDVEYTNSGAFAVGGSGDVIERTSNGWQKVVDGGPGSNGSDLLGSDVTDDGERLWFVGKSGAVGEYDVSTGSLNDYSNPLSSGDNFSDVAVTGNAGEANVYATNKSGKIFYNFDNGKAGKWHSVTPGSGAALPALDFFDLKDGHAIDTNQKVFETTDGASWQAIGNNDAGVTFYGIDSDGFDDVWVCGGNGKVFHYDGANWTPNNLGDPSLRDIEVTDDDQDGYTVGDSGAVFDLTSGTWSQDTTPTGANLKAVVRGSPDIAVGAGGTIIEN; encoded by the coding sequence ATGTCAGAACGTACCCGCCGCTCCGCCCTGAAGGTAATGGGTTCGACAATTGCACTCGCGGCCGTTCCCGGCACGACGGCCGCCGCGAGCGGTTGGACCTCCGTGGAATCACCGGTTCAGACGACACTCTACGACGTCGAGTACACCAACAGCGGTGCGTTCGCGGTCGGTGGGTCTGGCGACGTCATCGAGCGGACCTCGAACGGCTGGCAGAAGGTCGTGGATGGTGGTCCGGGCAGTAACGGTAGCGACCTGCTCGGCTCTGACGTGACCGACGACGGCGAGCGACTCTGGTTCGTCGGCAAGAGCGGTGCCGTCGGCGAGTACGACGTGAGTACCGGGTCGCTCAACGACTACTCCAACCCGCTCAGTTCCGGCGACAACTTCTCCGACGTCGCGGTCACGGGTAACGCGGGCGAGGCCAACGTCTACGCGACCAACAAGTCGGGCAAAATCTTCTACAACTTCGATAACGGGAAGGCCGGAAAGTGGCACTCGGTCACGCCCGGTAGCGGTGCCGCGCTCCCCGCGCTCGACTTCTTCGACCTGAAGGACGGCCACGCTATCGACACCAACCAGAAGGTCTTCGAGACGACCGACGGCGCGTCGTGGCAGGCCATCGGCAACAACGACGCGGGCGTCACCTTCTACGGTATCGACAGCGACGGCTTCGATGACGTGTGGGTCTGTGGCGGGAACGGGAAGGTCTTCCACTACGACGGCGCGAACTGGACGCCGAACAACCTCGGCGACCCCTCGCTCCGGGACATCGAAGTTACCGACGACGACCAAGACGGCTACACAGTCGGCGACAGCGGTGCCGTCTTCGACCTCACGAGCGGTACGTGGTCGCAGGACACGACGCCGACGGGCGCGAACCTGAAGGCCGTCGTGCGCGGTAGCCCCGACATCGCGGTGGGTGCTGGCGGCACCATCATCGAGAACTGA
- a CDS encoding 1,4-dihydroxy-2-naphthoyl-CoA synthase, with protein sequence MVSEIFDPEEWEQAGPDFDDITYHRAVDSGTVRIAFDRPEVRNAFRPKTVDELYDALDHAKRQTDVGCVLLTGNGPSPKDGGWAFCSGGDQTVRGEEGYEYRGEDGETDRASKGGRLHILEVQRLIRHIPKPVLCVVPGWAVGGGHSLHVVCDMTIASKEHALFKQTDPDVASFDGGFGSAYLAKQVGQKKAREIFFLGKNYDAEEAAEMGMVNEAVPHEDLEKVALEWAEEMNKKSPTAMRMLKYAFNATDDGMVGQQVFAGEATRLAYMTDEAQEGRDAFVEGREPEFDEFDWHY encoded by the coding sequence ATGGTATCCGAGATTTTCGACCCCGAGGAGTGGGAGCAAGCGGGACCCGACTTCGACGACATCACCTACCACCGAGCGGTCGATTCGGGCACCGTCCGCATCGCGTTCGACCGGCCGGAGGTCCGCAACGCCTTCCGGCCCAAGACCGTGGACGAACTCTACGACGCGCTCGACCACGCCAAGCGCCAGACCGACGTGGGGTGTGTCCTCCTGACCGGTAACGGTCCGTCGCCGAAAGACGGCGGGTGGGCGTTCTGTTCGGGCGGCGACCAGACTGTCCGGGGCGAGGAGGGCTACGAATACCGCGGCGAGGACGGCGAGACCGACCGGGCCTCGAAGGGCGGTCGCCTCCACATCCTCGAAGTTCAGCGCCTGATTCGCCACATTCCTAAGCCGGTCCTCTGCGTCGTCCCCGGATGGGCGGTCGGCGGCGGCCACAGTCTCCACGTCGTCTGTGACATGACCATCGCCAGCAAGGAACACGCGCTGTTCAAGCAGACCGACCCCGACGTGGCCTCCTTCGATGGCGGATTCGGCTCTGCGTACCTCGCCAAGCAGGTGGGCCAGAAGAAGGCCCGTGAAATCTTCTTCCTCGGGAAGAACTACGACGCCGAGGAGGCCGCCGAGATGGGGATGGTCAACGAGGCCGTGCCCCACGAGGACCTCGAAAAAGTCGCGCTCGAATGGGCCGAGGAGATGAACAAAAAGAGTCCGACCGCCATGCGAATGTTAAAGTACGCGTTCAATGCCACCGACGACGGCATGGTCGGCCAGCAGGTGTTCGCTGGCGAGGCCACCCGACTGGCGTACATGACCGACGAGGCCCAAGAGGGCCGAGACGCCTTCGTTGAAGGTCGTGAGCCAGAGTTTGACGAGTTCGACTGGCACTACTGA
- a CDS encoding NAD(P)/FAD-dependent oxidoreductase: MTDHVREYEVAVVGGGPAGLTTALYTTRLSHDTVVINRGGGRAAMMTDTHNVIGITEDVSGNELLRTAREQIQHYGADYVRNYVESVVETDDGRFRLSTGDGEEDPEFVADRVVLATGFNDERPDPPLPPTGRGLHWCLHCDAYMFVDEPVFVMGTGESAAHVAMIMLNFTDEVDLLTRGDKIQWSDETDRQLRAHPVEIIEDDIVQMEKDDDGWLAGFEFEDGQFREYRGGFPMYGSNYNAELVEQLGCERNDDGTVAVTDAGETSVSGVYAVGDLTPGHNQIPVAMGEGANAGIDIHYGLREFPKSVEDIEAEGEVSRDEVPGISRKLREAAREFRVAGDD, encoded by the coding sequence ATGACAGACCACGTTCGGGAGTACGAGGTCGCGGTCGTCGGAGGAGGACCCGCCGGTCTCACCACCGCGCTCTACACGACCCGACTGAGCCACGACACGGTGGTAATCAACCGGGGAGGGGGTCGCGCGGCCATGATGACCGACACCCACAACGTCATCGGAATTACCGAGGACGTATCGGGCAACGAACTCCTCCGGACCGCGCGCGAGCAGATTCAGCACTACGGGGCCGACTACGTTCGGAACTACGTCGAATCGGTCGTGGAGACCGACGACGGCCGATTCAGGCTCTCGACCGGCGACGGCGAGGAGGACCCCGAGTTCGTCGCCGACAGAGTGGTGCTGGCCACCGGGTTCAACGACGAGCGACCCGACCCGCCCCTGCCGCCGACCGGTCGGGGCCTCCACTGGTGTCTCCACTGCGACGCCTACATGTTCGTGGACGAACCCGTCTTCGTGATGGGGACCGGCGAGTCGGCGGCCCACGTGGCGATGATTATGCTCAACTTCACCGACGAGGTGGACCTGCTGACCCGCGGCGACAAGATTCAGTGGAGCGACGAGACCGACCGCCAACTCCGCGCTCACCCCGTCGAAATCATCGAGGACGACATCGTTCAGATGGAGAAGGACGACGACGGGTGGCTGGCGGGCTTCGAGTTCGAGGACGGCCAGTTCAGGGAGTACCGCGGCGGGTTCCCGATGTACGGGTCGAACTACAACGCCGAACTGGTCGAGCAGTTGGGGTGCGAGCGCAACGACGACGGCACCGTCGCTGTCACCGACGCGGGCGAGACCAGCGTCTCCGGCGTCTACGCCGTCGGCGACCTCACGCCCGGCCACAACCAGATTCCCGTGGCGATGGGCGAGGGCGCGAACGCCGGCATCGACATCCACTACGGTCTCCGGGAGTTCCCGAAATCCGTCGAGGACATCGAGGCCGAGGGCGAGGTGTCCCGCGACGAGGTGCCGGGCATCTCCCGAAAGCTTCGGGAGGCCGCCCGCGAGTTCCGGGTCGCCGGGGACGACTGA
- a CDS encoding 1,4-dihydroxy-2-naphthoate polyprenyltransferase — MSDTATEHSRREAWLMAARPHTLPAAAAPVIVGVGLAVHEGLFAPLPALAAFVGAALIQIGTNFANDYYDAVKGVDTDERKGFTRVTQSGLIAAESVKRAMYATFALAILVGVYLVWVGGLPILVIGLASVVSGIAYAGGPYPLGSHGLGDLFVFVFFGVVAVMGTFYVQAASVLAGPFPTGIPAGTVTLTAFAASLPVAAISTNILVVNNVRDLETDREAGKKTLAVLIGYRASRAEFVGFLGLSYLVPAWFWLARGYSPAVLSPLLTIPYSAAIARTVVTDSSGEALNPALEQTGKLLAGHSVLFALGLVA; from the coding sequence ATGAGCGACACGGCTACCGAACACTCCCGCAGGGAGGCGTGGCTAATGGCCGCCCGACCCCACACCCTCCCGGCGGCCGCGGCACCTGTCATCGTCGGCGTCGGATTGGCGGTCCACGAAGGTCTGTTCGCGCCCCTCCCGGCGCTCGCGGCGTTCGTGGGCGCGGCCCTCATCCAAATCGGCACCAACTTCGCCAACGACTACTACGACGCCGTGAAGGGCGTCGATACCGACGAGCGAAAAGGATTCACTCGCGTCACCCAGTCGGGCCTCATCGCCGCCGAATCGGTCAAGCGAGCGATGTACGCCACCTTCGCGCTGGCGATTCTCGTCGGCGTCTACCTCGTGTGGGTCGGCGGCCTGCCCATCCTCGTCATCGGCCTCGCCAGCGTGGTCTCGGGCATCGCCTACGCCGGGGGTCCCTACCCCCTCGGCTCTCACGGCCTCGGCGACCTGTTCGTCTTCGTCTTCTTCGGCGTCGTCGCCGTGATGGGCACCTTCTACGTGCAGGCCGCCAGCGTCCTCGCCGGCCCCTTCCCGACGGGGATTCCGGCGGGTACGGTCACGCTCACAGCGTTCGCCGCCAGCCTCCCGGTCGCGGCCATCTCGACCAACATCCTCGTGGTGAACAACGTCCGAGACCTCGAAACCGACCGCGAGGCGGGCAAGAAGACGCTGGCGGTCCTCATCGGCTACCGGGCCAGTCGGGCCGAGTTCGTGGGCTTTCTGGGACTCTCGTACCTCGTCCCGGCGTGGTTCTGGCTCGCACGGGGCTACTCCCCGGCGGTCCTCTCGCCCCTGCTGACGATTCCCTATTCAGCGGCCATCGCCCGGACCGTCGTCACCGACTCCTCGGGCGAGGCCCTGAACCCCGCGCTCGAACAGACCGGGAAACTGCTCGCCGGCCACTCGGTGCTGTTCGCACTGGGCCTCGTCGCGTGA
- a CDS encoding mandelate racemase/muconate lactonizing enzyme family protein: protein MNAELRPFSLPLADPLETARGTIERREGFLFRLEAEDGAVGVGEATPLAGWTETGDECRQALEDAADAIDAGEDPESALSDHNSKYTPSARHALDLALADLHASRAGNPLYRWLGRSARVESVPVNATVGDSGVEETVSGASSAVDAGFECLKIKVGARSLSADIERIKEVADALPAVELRADANGAWSRQQAQQFLDAVGDRLAYVEQPLPATDLGGLAALSGPVALDETLAEVDFEDALDTAPEAVVLKPMALGGPQRTVEVAERAREEGVSPIVTTTIDGAVARTAAVHISAAIPDVSACGLATAKMLETDLGPDLAPVADGRAMVPQGEGNGTADTWRYHD from the coding sequence ATGAACGCCGAACTTCGCCCCTTCTCGCTCCCGCTTGCCGACCCCCTCGAAACCGCTCGGGGGACCATCGAGCGCAGGGAGGGGTTTCTGTTCCGATTGGAAGCCGAGGACGGCGCGGTCGGCGTCGGCGAGGCCACCCCACTCGCCGGGTGGACCGAAACCGGAGACGAGTGCCGGCAGGCGCTCGAAGACGCCGCCGACGCTATCGACGCCGGCGAAGACCCGGAGTCGGCGCTCTCGGACCATAATTCAAAATACACCCCGTCTGCGCGTCACGCGCTCGACCTCGCGCTCGCGGACCTGCACGCCTCGCGCGCGGGAAATCCCCTCTATCGATGGCTCGGACGGTCAGCGCGCGTCGAGAGCGTCCCGGTGAACGCGACGGTCGGCGACTCGGGCGTCGAGGAGACCGTCTCTGGGGCCTCCTCGGCCGTAGACGCCGGTTTCGAGTGCCTCAAAATCAAGGTCGGCGCGCGGTCCCTGTCGGCCGACATCGAGCGCATCAAGGAGGTCGCCGACGCGCTCCCGGCGGTCGAACTCCGGGCCGACGCCAACGGCGCGTGGTCCCGCCAGCAGGCCCAGCAGTTTCTGGACGCGGTAGGGGACAGACTGGCTTACGTCGAGCAACCCCTGCCGGCGACCGACCTCGGTGGACTGGCGGCGCTCTCCGGGCCTGTCGCGCTGGACGAGACCCTCGCCGAGGTCGATTTCGAGGACGCGCTGGACACCGCGCCCGAGGCAGTCGTCCTGAAACCGATGGCGCTCGGTGGACCCCAGAGGACGGTCGAAGTCGCCGAGCGCGCCCGCGAGGAGGGCGTCTCGCCAATCGTGACCACCACCATCGACGGCGCGGTGGCCCGGACCGCCGCGGTCCACATCTCAGCCGCGATTCCCGACGTTTCGGCCTGCGGGTTGGCGACCGCCAAGATGCTCGAAACCGACCTCGGCCCGGACCTCGCGCCGGTCGCGGACGGCCGAGCGATGGTCCCGCAGGGCGAGGGCAACGGCACCGCGGACACGTGGAGGTACCATGACTGA
- the menE gene encoding o-succinylbenzoate--CoA ligase yields MTERKFTDRTTMDWLAERARTSPEARALVVADDESTDSEAEPTDDRTEWTYRELDAAVEETAGRLSALGVRAGDHLGVVMETRVAFVRLVHAAMRLGAVLVPLNARLARPELSRQAEVADLNLVVCESATEADAVAISEAPVASVDAPATDTPAADSPDEGAVAALGEQDPADFEPAQWSRDRTHAMLFTSGTTGDPKAVALSMGNFLASATSSAFRLGVTPDDSWLLCLSMYHMGGLSVVLRSALYGTAVVLQEDFDPECAADAIAEYGVTGVSLVPTMLRRMLDARESVATSLRFVLLGGAPAPDELLSRCEARGVPVHPTYGMTETASQIATARPREAFAHRGTVGRPLQWTDVTVVGDDGDPVSAVETGELVVSGPTVMRGYYGDSEATADAFGEYGLHTGDVGYRDEEGRVWVLNRREDRIITGGENVHPGEVVEVLRDHPEVRDAAVVGLDDDEWGERVGALVVPEEGADLSAEDIADFCDDRLAGYKRPRTVAFAEELPRTASGTVEREAVRERLRNADSE; encoded by the coding sequence ATGACTGAGCGAAAATTCACCGACCGAACGACGATGGATTGGCTGGCCGAACGAGCGCGGACCTCCCCCGAAGCGAGGGCGCTCGTGGTGGCCGACGACGAATCGACCGACAGCGAGGCCGAACCGACCGACGACAGGACCGAATGGACCTACCGGGAGTTGGACGCCGCAGTCGAGGAGACCGCCGGGCGACTCTCGGCGCTCGGGGTCCGGGCGGGCGACCACCTCGGTGTGGTGATGGAGACCCGAGTCGCGTTCGTTCGACTGGTCCACGCCGCGATGCGCCTCGGCGCGGTGCTGGTGCCCCTGAACGCCCGATTGGCGCGTCCGGAGCTATCGCGGCAGGCAGAGGTCGCGGACCTGAATCTGGTGGTCTGTGAGAGTGCGACCGAGGCCGACGCGGTGGCGATTTCGGAGGCTCCGGTCGCGTCGGTCGATGCGCCCGCGACCGATACGCCTGCGGCCGATTCGCCCGACGAGGGTGCGGTCGCGGCGCTGGGCGAACAGGACCCGGCGGACTTCGAACCAGCGCAGTGGTCCCGCGACCGGACCCACGCGATGCTGTTCACCTCGGGGACCACGGGCGACCCGAAGGCCGTGGCGCTTTCGATGGGGAACTTTCTGGCGAGTGCGACCTCCTCGGCCTTTCGCCTCGGGGTGACGCCCGACGATAGCTGGTTGCTCTGCCTCTCGATGTACCACATGGGCGGTCTCTCGGTCGTTCTGCGGTCGGCGCTCTACGGGACCGCGGTGGTCTTGCAGGAGGACTTCGACCCAGAGTGCGCCGCGGACGCCATCGCGGAGTACGGCGTGACCGGCGTCTCGCTCGTGCCGACGATGCTCCGGCGGATGCTCGACGCCCGCGAGTCGGTCGCCACGTCGCTCCGATTCGTTCTGCTGGGCGGCGCGCCCGCGCCGGACGAACTGCTTTCGCGGTGCGAGGCCCGCGGCGTGCCGGTCCACCCCACCTACGGCATGACCGAGACGGCCTCTCAAATCGCTACGGCGCGGCCACGCGAGGCGTTCGCGCACCGCGGGACGGTCGGACGACCGCTCCAGTGGACCGACGTGACCGTGGTCGGCGACGACGGCGACCCGGTTTCGGCGGTCGAGACCGGCGAACTCGTCGTCTCCGGTCCCACCGTGATGCGGGGCTACTACGGCGACTCGGAAGCGACTGCGGACGCCTTCGGCGAGTACGGCCTCCACACCGGCGACGTGGGCTACCGCGACGAGGAGGGCCGGGTCTGGGTCCTAAACCGGCGCGAGGACCGCATCATCACCGGCGGCGAGAACGTCCACCCCGGCGAAGTGGTCGAAGTCCTCCGGGACCACCCCGAGGTGCGAGACGCCGCGGTCGTTGGCCTCGACGACGACGAATGGGGCGAGCGCGTCGGGGCGCTGGTGGTTCCCGAGGAGGGTGCGGATTTGTCGGCCGAGGACATCGCGGACTTCTGTGACGACCGACTCGCGGGCTACAAGCGTCCTCGGACGGTCGCGTTCGCCGAGGAGCTTCCGCGGACGGCCTCGGGGACCGTCGAGCGCGAGGCGGTCAGGGAGCGGCTTCGGAACGCCGATTCGGAGTGA